A window of the Salarias fasciatus chromosome 7, fSalaFa1.1, whole genome shotgun sequence genome harbors these coding sequences:
- the LOC115391851 gene encoding ras association domain-containing protein 10-like, translated as MEPRAGSGSVPVWVCREERRVSGLTRRTTCGDVVRVLLEDQTLREAGVLSGPPQSYCVVEKWRGFERVLPSRTRILRLWAAWGAERDSVRFLLLRNDASLPGTGPRSAEARVVPSRDGGGPGALLKGSGRSSRTAAAASLTRDRQRRVVRKAFRKLDRMNRQKERSADREPDSVDRMETLVHLVVSQDHTIRQQGHRIRELDREIERYEAGLHCDRVRRLGANYVQDLYLLEPRSPEEPRSGDRRDAPGPRSPEENRYPDRRDARRATERLDADLQGARDQRDADREDARRAADALAQFQEHARRCEEVALLQEELTEREALAERITGEIRDELNRRWMKRRRAEREEDARRDVEDAPGAAERDEERQRVRTQLDASLYVGLRLQTELDAVRGDLDRSLALWETRERELLDLLELLARAEAGGPGGGRAEAGGPGGGRAEAGGPGGGPAEAEGPGGGPAEAGSSSDSDSDTGLSSMDSDNPPVCESLV; from the coding sequence ATGGAGCCGCGGGCCGGGAGCGGGAGCGTCCCGGTGTGGGTGTGCCGGGAGGAGCGGCGGGTGTCCGGGCTCACGAGGCGGACCACCTGCGGAGACGTGGTGAgggtcctgctggaggaccagacCCTGCGGGAGGCCGGGGTCCTGTCCGGACCCCCGCAGTCCTACTGCGTGGTGGAGAAGTGGCGCGGGTTCGAGCGCGTGCTGCCGTCCCGGACCCGGATCCTGCGGCTCTGGGCCGCCTGGGGCGCCGAGCGGGACTCGGtccgcttcctgctgctccggaACGACGCCTCGCTGCCCGGTACCGGGCCCCGCAGCGCCGAGGCCCGGGTCGTCCCGAGCCGGGACGGCGGAGGTCCGGGAGCCCTGCTCAAGGGCAGCGGCAGGAGCAGCCGGACCGCCGCGGCCGCCTCCCTGACCCGGGACCGGCAGCGGCGCGTGGTGAGGAAGGCGTTCCGGAAACTGGACCGGATGAACCGGCAGAAGGAGCGGAGCGCGGACCGGGAGCCGGACTCCGTGGACAGGATGGAGACCCTGGTCCACCTGGTGGTCTCGCAGGACCACACCATCCGCCAGCAGGGCCACCGGATCCGGGAGCTGGACCGGGAGATCGAGCGCTACGAGGCCGGGCTGCACTGCGACCGGGTCCGGAGGCTCGGAGCCAACTACGTCCAGGACCTCTACCTGCTGGAGCCCCGGTCCCCGGAGGAGCCCCGGtccggggaccggcgggacgcACCGGGGCCCCGGTCCCCGGAGGAGAACCGGTACCCGGACCGGCGGGACGCACGGCGCGCGACGGAGCGGCTGGACGCTGACCTGCAGGGCGCACGGGACCAGCGGGACGCGGACCGGGAGGACGCACGGCGCGCGGCCGACGCGCTGGCGCAGTTCCAGGAGCACGCGCGCCGCTGCGaggaggtggcgctgctgcaggaggagctgacggagcgcgAGGCGCTGGCGGAGAGGATCACCGGGGAGATCCGGGACGAGCTGAACCGGCGGTGGATGAAGCGGCGGCgcgcggagcgggaggaggacgCGCGGCGGGACGTGGAGGACGCGCCAGGCGCCGCGGAGCGGGACGAGGAGCGGCAGCGCGTGCGCACGCAGCTGGACGCCAGCCTGTACGTGGGCCTGCGGCTCCAGACCGAGCTGGACGCGGTGCGGGGAGACCTGGACCGGAGCCTGGCGCTGTGGGAGACCCGGGAGCGcgagctgctggacctgctggagctgctggctcGGGCGGAGGCCGGGGGGCCGGGCGGAGGCCGGGCGGAGGCCGGGGGGCCGGGCGGAGGCCGGGCGGAGGCCGGGGGGCCGGGCGGAGGACCGGCGGAGGCCGAGGGGCCGGGCGGAGGACCGGCGGAGGCCGGCAGCTCCAGCGACTCGGACTCGGACACCGGACTGAGCTCCATGGACTCCGACAACCCGCCTGTGTGCGAGTCGCTGGTTTAG